One Ricinus communis isolate WT05 ecotype wild-type chromosome 2, ASM1957865v1, whole genome shotgun sequence DNA segment encodes these proteins:
- the LOC8281420 gene encoding shikimate kinase 3, chloroplastic isoform X2 translates to MSTSSHALNFSMRTGHERIEVKQNSVIGFSKRCKRKCIANCGALQRKREYVFVQQRRFYVGISNACRDPLAPSLLSGNICGSFDGYWLLKTKGKKVASGLKGCCVFLVGMMGSGKTTVGKILSEALGYTFVDSDEYVEQTAGGNSVSHIFQQYGEDYFRDIESEALQKLSIIPRQVVATGGGSVVRPINWKYMRQGITVFLDVPLDALARRIAAVGTDSRPLLHLDSGDPYTKAFMGLFTLSKKRVEAYSDADVIVSLLDSCSHVRTAGDPSLEGFCLLAGPPCTHFLLSVTAS, encoded by the exons ATGTCAACATCTAGTCATGCTTTGAATTTCTCTATGCGAACTGGCCATGAGAGAATTGAAGTGAAACAGAATTCTGTTATTGGATTTAGTAAGAGATGCAAGAGAAAATGTATTGCAAATTGTGGTGCTCTGCAGCGAAAAAGGGAATATGTATTTGTGCAGCAGAGAAGGTTTTACGTGGGTATTTCAAATGCCTGTAGAGATCCACTGG CTCCTTCTTTGCTATCGGGGAATATTTGTGGTTCTTTTGATGGATATTGGTTGTTAAAG ACCAAGGGGAAAAAAGTTGCCTCAGGCTTAAAGGGATGTTGCGTGTTTCTTGTTG GAATGATGGGCTCTGGAAAGACTACAGTGGGCAAGATTTTATCAGAAGCACTAGGTTATACTTTTGTTGACAG TGACGAATATGTAGAGCAAACTGCAGGAGGAAATTCTGTGTCCCATATATTTCAACAATACGGCGAGGATTACTTTAGAGATATTGAG AGCGAGGCATTGCAGAAGTTGTCTATAATCCCTCGGCAAGTAGTTGCTACAGGTGGTGGTTCAGTAGTACGTCCAATCAACTG GAAATATATGAGGCAGGGGATCACTGTTTTCTTAGATGTACCTTTGGATGCATTGGCAAGAAGAATTGCTGCTGTAGGAACTGACTCTCGTCCACTTCTACACCTTGATTCTGGGGACCCCTACACAAAG GCTTTTATGGGACTCTTTACTCTTTCGAAAAAGAGAGTTGAGGCCTATTCAGACGCTGATGTTATTGTTTCACTTTTAG ACTCGTGCTCGCATGTTCGGACTGCTGGTGATCCAAGTTTAGAAGGCTTTTGCCTACTTGCGGGGCCTCCATGCACTCATTTCCTTCTGAGTGTGACTGCGAGTTAA
- the LOC8281420 gene encoding shikimate kinase 3, chloroplastic isoform X1 produces MSTSSHALNFSMRTGHERIEVKQNSVIGFSKRCKRKCIANCGALQRKREYVFVQQRRFYVGISNACRDPLAPSLLSGNICGSFDGYWLLKTKGKKVASGLKGCCVFLVGMMGSGKTTVGKILSEALGYTFVDSDEYVEQTAGGNSVSHIFQQYGEDYFRDIESEALQKLSIIPRQVVATGGGSVVRPINWKYMRQGITVFLDVPLDALARRIAAVGTDSRPLLHLDSGDPYTKAFMGLFTLSKKRVEAYSDADVIVSLLDLADDLGFEDVSDVGPAAIALEVLIQIQKYLQDNNEKSMQTFL; encoded by the exons ATGTCAACATCTAGTCATGCTTTGAATTTCTCTATGCGAACTGGCCATGAGAGAATTGAAGTGAAACAGAATTCTGTTATTGGATTTAGTAAGAGATGCAAGAGAAAATGTATTGCAAATTGTGGTGCTCTGCAGCGAAAAAGGGAATATGTATTTGTGCAGCAGAGAAGGTTTTACGTGGGTATTTCAAATGCCTGTAGAGATCCACTGG CTCCTTCTTTGCTATCGGGGAATATTTGTGGTTCTTTTGATGGATATTGGTTGTTAAAG ACCAAGGGGAAAAAAGTTGCCTCAGGCTTAAAGGGATGTTGCGTGTTTCTTGTTG GAATGATGGGCTCTGGAAAGACTACAGTGGGCAAGATTTTATCAGAAGCACTAGGTTATACTTTTGTTGACAG TGACGAATATGTAGAGCAAACTGCAGGAGGAAATTCTGTGTCCCATATATTTCAACAATACGGCGAGGATTACTTTAGAGATATTGAG AGCGAGGCATTGCAGAAGTTGTCTATAATCCCTCGGCAAGTAGTTGCTACAGGTGGTGGTTCAGTAGTACGTCCAATCAACTG GAAATATATGAGGCAGGGGATCACTGTTTTCTTAGATGTACCTTTGGATGCATTGGCAAGAAGAATTGCTGCTGTAGGAACTGACTCTCGTCCACTTCTACACCTTGATTCTGGGGACCCCTACACAAAG GCTTTTATGGGACTCTTTACTCTTTCGAAAAAGAGAGTTGAGGCCTATTCAGACGCTGATGTTATTGTTTCACTTTTAG ATCTTGCCGACGATCTGGGATTTGAAGATGTATCTGATGTTGGACCAGCTGCTATAGCACTGGAG GTGCTTATACAGATTCAGAAGTATCTACAGGACAACAATGAGAAGTCCATGCAAACGTTTCTCTAA
- the LOC8281420 gene encoding shikimate kinase 3, chloroplastic isoform X3 yields the protein MYLCSREGFTWVFQMPVEIHWTKGKKVASGLKGCCVFLVGMMGSGKTTVGKILSEALGYTFVDSDEYVEQTAGGNSVSHIFQQYGEDYFRDIESEALQKLSIIPRQVVATGGGSVVRPINWKYMRQGITVFLDVPLDALARRIAAVGTDSRPLLHLDSGDPYTKAFMGLFTLSKKRVEAYSDADVIVSLLDLADDLGFEDVSDVGPAAIALEVLIQIQKYLQDNNEKSMQTFL from the exons ATGTATTTGTGCAGCAGAGAAGGTTTTACGTGGGTATTTCAAATGCCTGTAGAGATCCACTGG ACCAAGGGGAAAAAAGTTGCCTCAGGCTTAAAGGGATGTTGCGTGTTTCTTGTTG GAATGATGGGCTCTGGAAAGACTACAGTGGGCAAGATTTTATCAGAAGCACTAGGTTATACTTTTGTTGACAG TGACGAATATGTAGAGCAAACTGCAGGAGGAAATTCTGTGTCCCATATATTTCAACAATACGGCGAGGATTACTTTAGAGATATTGAG AGCGAGGCATTGCAGAAGTTGTCTATAATCCCTCGGCAAGTAGTTGCTACAGGTGGTGGTTCAGTAGTACGTCCAATCAACTG GAAATATATGAGGCAGGGGATCACTGTTTTCTTAGATGTACCTTTGGATGCATTGGCAAGAAGAATTGCTGCTGTAGGAACTGACTCTCGTCCACTTCTACACCTTGATTCTGGGGACCCCTACACAAAG GCTTTTATGGGACTCTTTACTCTTTCGAAAAAGAGAGTTGAGGCCTATTCAGACGCTGATGTTATTGTTTCACTTTTAG ATCTTGCCGACGATCTGGGATTTGAAGATGTATCTGATGTTGGACCAGCTGCTATAGCACTGGAG GTGCTTATACAGATTCAGAAGTATCTACAGGACAACAATGAGAAGTCCATGCAAACGTTTCTCTAA